The Solea senegalensis isolate Sse05_10M linkage group LG18, IFAPA_SoseM_1, whole genome shotgun sequence DNA segment aataataaaaaacaatatagaTATTTCTGTGTCATGTCTTTATTGGCTTTACAGTAACACTGGAATTTAATGAATTCAATAAAGTACTTATAGCAAAGTTGTTTGCATGGGTTTTGTAACAATGACTTAAAAATATTGCAAAAATATATACTTTCtcacaacaaaatgttttacagtgcaTGGCCTTGACAAGTAAATGTTagtaataattttaaaaagaaaactcatCACCCTTGTTGATgcaacacaaaggaaaaaaaacaataaagacttCTCTGTTTGCCTGaaaaaaatcatctttattGATTTTTACCATGTTATAAATATTAAGACGATCAGTCAAGAAGTAAATACgcaataaataaactgaataagaataaaatgaataaataaataaataaatacaagatgaataaataaatatataaataaataaatgtgatgagcaGGTTTTAGTTGGTGGTGAGCAGAGATGAAACCAGAAGGTCGGCTCTCATGAGATGACTCTGAATTTCCTTCCTGACCAACTCCCAGGCTTCAGCGCTGTGgccctatacacacacacacacacacaataatatgatcattattacacctgcagatagatagatagatagatagatagatagatagatagatagatagatagatagatagatagatagatagatagacagactgACTTACATTTTGCTCAAGAACATGGCGTGAGAGTCTCTTGAAATACATGTGcatcttcttgttcttcttgtgGCCGTGACTCGCAatctaaatgaataaaaaggtaaaaaaaacaacaacatttaaaacagagaACAGTCATAGAGCTCTGATGCATTAAGCTTTAAATGTAAGGGGAACATACACAGGAGTGAAGGCCGTCAGTCTGCTGGGTCACAATATTGAGAAAGTCGTCCACATTTCTCTCGTCCCATGAGGCAGAGCTGTGGTCCTGCTCTAACAGGCCAACTATCTCCTCCAGAACCTGCACTGTGAAACCAAGTTTGACCTCA contains these protein-coding regions:
- the LOC122759083 gene encoding interferon a3-like — protein: MLNRILFVCLFLGLYSGSSALRCRWMDQKFKQYSENYLELLQMMVNNTNTNSTEDAGMDETVAFPYDLYSQASKATAEVKLGFTVQVLEEIVGLLEQDHSSASWDERNVDDFLNIVTQQTDGLHSCIASHGHKKNKKMHMYFKRLSRHVLEQNGHSAEAWELVRKEIQSHLMRADLLVSSLLTTN